One window from the genome of Crassostrea angulata isolate pt1a10 chromosome 2, ASM2561291v2, whole genome shotgun sequence encodes:
- the LOC128173928 gene encoding uncharacterized protein LOC128173928 — MASTDMDKDLRTDRPLTEKGQSMYESSVDKYLNRLNEQWKNIELIISTIDNSARYSVLCQFEDELEQGHAKLTLIKDDFVRYLNRTKTTESQECLAKLTTTFDEKTNTLEEAFQQISHLKGEKLETASVFSHRPWSTGSRMDTAVAAQRAKAQAAKIRLKYAEEENLVLKKMAQLEEQEKKEKANMERSKAEFEADLQLLSVKKEAATAEAEDFDAKPPQRPYNYSSPEVPGAPWIGKAELHVFQEEDQGSLFDALSDTERHHDFTSRGQFLETRRVLDFNTVREDNPNRTDFHQLPETLPLHANAVSEVGLPKSDNPPLQESTSSRTLNPLISEFKPQSNHQSGTVYTKFSEFSKFLLKKELLMSRLKNYDDKPESFAAWKATFQSVVRELSVSTEEEVDLLIKYLGPESSKQANNIKIANFSNPGSGLSRIWERLNDRYGSPEMVEFALKQKLANVPKLTNKDYRKLFELSDILSEIEAVKDNVEYSTLLAYFDTSSGILPIVNKLPHALQEKWTTHAVNFKKKHSVSFPPFSVFVEFVRDISRVKNDPSFQYETNSYAATEKVIHRTKNINIATKKTFGETNKDTVECPIHHVKHSLNQCRTFRAKPLEERRAFVKDNNICFKCCETTSHIRRLCKRDIKCTECDSATHPTALHPPLPPLTMKPSSAYGGEVTLGNSKPDIESKCTQVCGDARYYARYYGKSCSKTVLVRVYRDGQPDVAVKLYAIIDDQSNRSLGKSHLLDLLGVRGQLAEYILTSCSGSIPSQGRHATGLVVESLDGTVRLKLPTVMECDGIPNIRTEMSYPHLRGIAQHIPALDEEADILLLIGRDLLDAHHVLEQRLGPRATPYAQRLRLGWVIVGESCLNRTHKPEIVNVNKIHTLGNGRPSMFEPCENVFETIEIFRDNEVHNNRDIFVKTKNDDKIALSIEDTEFLSLMDNELEKDCEGSWTAPLPFKKQRPRLPNNRPQALKRAKMLTDSLRKNPTKKQHFTEFMEKTFSEGHAEPTPGLAKDQECWYLPLFGVYHPQKPEQIRGVFDSSAKYGNISLNDVLMSGPDLANGPLGVLLRFRQQPIAVMADIQRMFYCFKVKEQHRDYLRFLWHRDNDVEKEIIEFRMCVHVFGNSPSPAVATYGLRRTAEIAENQYGHDVRKFVEKNFYVDDALTSLSSPKEAISLLKRTQEALRKEGNLRLHKICSNSSEVLSAFDKEDLAKDLRDLDFSHDDLPLQRSLGVCWDLRIDSFTFRVHVEEKPYTRRGVLSVVNGLYDPLGFATPVTIGGKLLLREAMVEPVEWDQPLPDDFRSKFDSWKETLSALGGVNIPRTYNSLSGKGCPKDLYVFTDASEKAIAAVAYLRTLDENVNSQLGFVMGKAKVAPKHGLTIPRLELCAAVLGVEIYETILDELEFELRKVTFFTDSKVVLGYINNETKRFYVYVRNRVDSIRRLTHPSQWNYIPTNLNPADDATRSIPAVNLQTSLWLNGPPENFLEHTDEKTSFPLVSPGDDKEVRSLKTAVESEATLGSHHFERFSTWRSLKRAIRILKELARFRTTDCKPTRVSENESETFIIKTLQEEAFPKEMTALRSGLPLPKHSNILTLSPYLDDLGLLRVGGRLRNAKLDSAQINPVNIPKHHVTTLIIRHYHEKVYHQGRQITEGSIRNAGFWLIGPKRIITSFIHNCVKCRKLRGRQEEQRMADLPAERLEVAPPFSYIGIDVFGPWTISTRKTRGGEVNSKRWALMITCLVIRAVHIEVLEEMTSSCFINALRRFCAVRGEVKLIRSDCGTNFVGSVKDLNATVISTEDRPIKEYLTENGINWIFNPPHSSHMGGVWERMIGVARRILDSLLLDVKRLTHEVLTTLMAEVMSVMNSRPLVPVSPDPELPMPLTPATPLTMKTNKSVQCFQLDSFCPKDQKQWKYIQYHADPILGTLEK; from the exons ATGGCTTCAACAGATATGGATAAAGATCTGCGGACAGACAGACCCTTAACTGAGAAGGGACAAAGTATGTACGAGTCTTCGGTAGACAAATACCTAAACAGATTAAATGAACAATGGAAGAACATTGAACTGATTATCAGCACCATAGACAACAGTGCAAGATATTCTGTGTTGTGCCAGTTTGAAGATGAACTTGAGCAAGGTCACGCAAAACTAACTTTGATTAAGGATGACTTTGTTAGATATCTCAACAGAACAAAGACAACTGAAAGCCAAGAGTGTTTGGCAAAGTTAACAACAACTTTTGATGAAAAGACTAACACACTAGAAGAAGCATTTCAACAAATCAGCCATTTAAAAGGAGAGAAATTGGAAACCGCCTCAGTGTTTTCGCACAGACCCTGGTCAACTGGATCACGCATGGACACTGCCGTAGCCGCCCAACGAGCAAAAGCCCAAGCAGCAAAGATCAGGCTAAAGTATGCGGAAGAAGAGAACCTCGTGTTAAAGAAGATGGCTCAGCTCGAGGAGCAGGAGAAAAAAGAGAAAGCTAACATGGAGAGATCAAAGGCTGAATTTGAAGCAGATTTACAACTCCTATCTGTCAAGAAAGAAGCAGCTACAGCAGAggcaga AGATTTTGACGCAAAACCCCCACAGAGGCCCTATAACTATTCCTCACCTGAGGTGCCAGGGGCCCCCTGGATCGGAA agGCAGAGTTACATGTTTTCCAAGAAGAAGATCAAGGATCTTTGTTCGACGCCTTGTCCGACACTGAAAGACATCACGACTTTACAAGCAGAGGTCAGTTCTTGGAGACTCGGAGAGTATTGGACTTTAATACAGTACGGGAGGACAATCCTAACCGTACGGACTTTCATCAGTTACCTGAAACACTACCTCTTCATGCCAATGCTGTATCTGAAGTTGGACTACCTAAATCCGATAACCCTCCACTACAAGAATCTACCTCATCAAGAACACTTAATCCCCTCATATCAGAGTTCAAACCACAGTCCAACCACCAGTCTGGAACAGTGTACACTAAGTTTTCAGAATTCTCAAAGTTTCTACTGAAAAAGGAACTACTGATGTCTCgcctaaaaaactatgacgacaAGCCAGAATCGTTTGCAGCGTGGAAGGCTACATTCCAAAGTGTCGTGCGGGAGTTAAGTGTTTCAACAGAAGAAGAAGTAGACTTGCTAATCAAGTACTTAGGCCCTGAGTCGTCTAAGCAGGCAAACAACATCAAGATAGCAAATTTCAGCAACCCTGGATCGGGATTATCAAGGATCTGGGAACGTTTAAATGACAGATATGGGTCTCCAGAGATGGTGGAGTTCGCCCTCAAGCAGAAACTCGCTAATGTACCGAAACTCACCAACAAAGATTACAGAAAGCTTTTTGAGCTGAGCGACATTTTGTCAGAAATAGAGGCAGTCAAGGACAACGTTGAATATTCCACTCTGCTCGCGTACTTCGACACATCTTCAGGAATCCTGCCAATCGTAAACAAACTTCCACATGCCCTTCAAGAGAAGTGGACAACTCATGCTGTGAACTTTAAGAAAAAACACAGCGTATCATTTCCACCGTTCTCAGTGTTTGTAGAATTTGTGAGAGACATTAGTCGTGTGAAAAATGATCCTAGTTTTCAGTACGAGACCAATTCTTATGCGGCAACTGAGAAAGTGATTCACCGCACCAAGAACATTAACATAGCTACAAAGAAGACATTTGGTGAAACTAACAAAGATACTGTTGAGTGTCCTATCCATCACGTTAAACATTCGCTAAACCAATGTCGCACCTTCCGAGCAAAACCCTTGGAGGAGAGAAGAGCGTTTGTGAAAGACAATAACATATGTTTCAAATGTTGTGAGACCACAAGCCACATTAGAAGGTTGTGTAAGAGGGACATTAAATGTACAGAGTGTGACAGTGCAACCCATCCCACAGCCTTACACCCTCCATTGCCACCGTTGACTATGAAACCCTCATCGGCCTATGGCGGGGAGGTCACCCTTGGGAATTCAAAGCCTGACATTGAATCCAAGTGTACTCAAGTTTGCGGAGATGCACGATACTATGCACGATACTACGGCAAGTCCTGTTCAAAAACTGTTCTAGTCCGCGTGTATCGAGATGGTCAACCTGATGTTGCTGTTAAACTCTATGCCATCATAGATGACCAAAGCAATCGATCCCTTGGGAAATCGCATTTACTGGACCTACTAGGAGTTCGTGGTCAGTTGGCAGAATACATTCTGACATCTTGCAGTGGATCGATACCTTCACAGGGACGACATGCAACTGGTTTAGTGGTAGAATCCTTAGATGGAACCGTTAGACTGAAGCTTCCAACAGTCATGGAATGTGACGGGATACCTAATATAAGAACTGAGATGTCCTACCCTCACCTACGGGGTATAGCACAGCATATACCCGCCCTTGATGAGGAAGCTGATATACTACTACTGATTGGTCGAGATCTGTTAGATGCCCACCATGTCCTCGAGCAACGACTCGGACCAAGAGCAACTCCATATGCCCAACGTCTTCGTCTGGGGTGGGTGATAGTAGGTGAGAGTTGCCTCAACAGAACTCACAAACCAGAAATAGTGAATGTGAACAAGATCCACACCCTTGGAAATGGCAGACCATCCATGTTTGAGCCATGTGAAAATGTCTTTGAAACCATAGAGATATTCAGAGACAACGAAGTTCACAACAATCGTGACATCTTCGTGAAAACGAAAAATGACGATAAGATAGCATTATCCATTGAAGATACAGAATTCCTTAGTCTTATGGACAACGAATTAGAAAAGGACTGCGAGGGAAGCTGGACAGCCCCTCTTCCTTTTAAGAAACAGAGACCACGATTGCCAAACAATCGACCACAAGCCTTGAAACGAGCGAAGATGTTGACGGACAGTCTTCGTAAGAACCCTACTAAGAAACAACATTTCACAGAGTTCATGGAAAAGACATTCAGCGAAGGACATGCGGAACCTACTCCAGGTCTAGCAAAGGATCAGGAATGTTGGTATCTACCCTTATTTGGTGTGTACCACCCCCAAAAGCCTGAGCAGATAAGAGGTGTATTTGACTCCTCTGCGAAATATGGAAACATCTCTCTGAATGATGTTCTAATGTCAGGACCTGATCTTGCCAATGGCCCATTGGGAGTTCTGCTACGCTTCAGACAGCAACCTATAGCAGTTATGGCGGACATCCAGAGGATGTTTTACTGTTTTAAAGTCAAGGAGCAGCATAGAGATTATTTGAGGTTTCTGTGGCATAGAGACAACGACGTTGAGAAAGAGATTATAGAGTTCAGAATGTGCGTCCATGTGTTTGGAAACAGTCCGAGTCCTGCTGTAGCAACGTACGGTTTGAGAAGAACAGCAGAAATTGCTGAAAACCAGTATGGGCATGACGTTCGCAAGTTTGTCGAGAAGAATTTTTATGTCGATGATGCCTTAACCTCTCTCTCCTCTCCGAAGGAAGCCATAAGTCTCCTGAAGCGAACACAAGAAGCACTAAGAAAAGAAGGCAACTTGCGGCTGCACAAGATTTGCTCAAATTCGAGTGAAGTTCTGTCAGCTTTCGATAAGGAAGATTTAGCCAAGGACCTCCGGGATCTTGACTTCAGTCATGATGATCTTCCATTACAACGGAGCTTAGGAGTGTGCTGGGACCTTCGTATTGATAGCTTTACCTTCCGTGTCCATGTGGAAGAGAAACCCTATACCAGAAGGGGCGTTCTCTCTGTTGTGAATGGACTATATGACCCTTTGGGATTCGCGACGCCCGTGACTATTGGTGGTAAACTACTGCTACGTGAAGCAATGGTGGAGCCAGTGGAGTGGGATCAACCACTGCCAGATGATTTCCGGTCTAAATTCGATTCTTGGAAAGAAACCCTTAGTGCCTTGGGAGGCGTAAACATTCCACGCACTTACAACTCCCTTTCAGGGAAAGGCTGTCCTAAGGACTTATATGTGTTTACCGACGCGTCAGAGAAAGCCATTGCGGCAGTGGCGTACCTCAGGACCTTAGATGAAAACGTCAACTCACAATTAGGATTTGTGATGGGGAAAGCTAAAGTAGCTCCGAAACACGGCCTCACTATTCCGAGATTGGAGCTGTGCGCTGCCGTTTTGGGTGTTGAAATCTACGAGACCATTCTTGATGAACTTGAATTTGAACTACGGAAAGTGACATTTTTTACAGACAGTAAAGTAGTGCTTGGctacataaataatgaaactaAGAGATTCTACGTTTATGTCAGGAATCGTGTCGACAGTATCAGACGTCTTACACACCCTAGTCAATGGAACTATATACCGACAAATCTTAACCCGGCAGATGATGCTACACGCTCTATACCTGCAGTGAACTTGCAAACCAGCCTGTGGTTAAATGGACCCCCAGAAAACTTCCTAGAGCACACAGATGAGAAAACTTCATTTCCGCTTGTGTCACCAGGAGATGACAAGGAAGTTAGGTCATTGAAAACTGCTGTTGAATCAGAGGCGACACTCGGAAGTCACCATTTTGAGAGGTTTTCCACATGGAGAAGTTTGAAGAGAGCAATACGTATTCTCAAGGAGCTTGCAAGATTCAGAACAACAGACTGCAAACCTACTCGAGTTTCTGAGAATGAGTCTGAAACCTTCATTATCAAGACTCTTCAAGAAGAAGCATTTCCCAAGGAAATGACGGCTTTGCGATCTGGATTGCCACTCCCAAAGCACAGCAACATACTTACGCTATCTCCATACCTAGATGATCTAGGACTACTACGTGTTGGAGGTCGTCTAAGAAATGCCAAGTTGGACTCAGCACAGATAAATCCAGTCAACATTCCTAAACACCACGTTACTACCCTAATTATACGACATTATCACGAAAAAGTCTATCACCAGGGTCGTCAGATTACTGAGGGTTCAATCCGAAATGCAGGCTTCTGGTTGATTGGTCCCAAACGGATAATTACCTCATTCATACATAACTGTGTTAAGTGTCGTAAGCTGCGTGGTCGTCAAGAAGAACAAAGGATGGCAGACTTACCTGCAGAAAGACTTGAAGTTGCACCACCTTTCTCTTATATTGGCATTGATGTGTTCGGGCCCTGGACAATATCTACGAGGAAAACGCGTGGTGGAGAAGTTAACTCCAAGAGATGGGCACTGATGATCACTTGTCTTGTTATACGTGCCGTCCACATTGAGGTTCTAGAAGAAATGACATCCTCATGCTTCATAAATGCCTTGAGACGTTTCTGTGCTGTCAGAGGTGAGGTGAAGTTGATCAGATCGGACTGCGGAACTAATTTCGTCGGATCCGTCAAGGATTTGAATGCCACGGTGATAAGTACAGAAGACCGACCAATCAAGGAATACCTAACAGAGAATGGTATCAACTGGATATTCAATCCTCCCCACTCCTCCCACATGGGTGGAGTGTGGGAGAGGATGATCGGTGTAGCACGTCGAATTCTGGATTCTCTTCTCCTGGATGTTAAACGTTTGACCCACGAGGTGCTCACCACACTGATGGCGGAAGTAATGTCAGTCATGAATTCGAGACCCTTGGTGCCAGTGTCACCCGATCCAGAACTACCAATGCCACTGACACCAGCAACTCCGCTTACAATGAAAACCAATAAATCCGTACAGTGCTTCCAGTTAGACAGCTTCTGTCCTAAGGATCAGAAACAGTGGAAGTATATCCAGTACCATGCTGACCCAATTCTTGGTACGCTGGAAAAATGA